The following coding sequences lie in one Larus michahellis chromosome 29, bLarMic1.1, whole genome shotgun sequence genomic window:
- the PPP1R10 gene encoding serine/threonine-protein phosphatase 1 regulatory subunit 10 isoform X3: MGSGPIDPKELLKGLDCFLGRDGEVKSTEGITKIFNLMKDSQKMVSRCIYLNILLQTRAQEILAKFIRIGGYKLLNTWLTSSKASNNVPFLQQILLTLQHLPLTVDHLKQNNTAKLVKQLSKSSDDEELRRLASILVSDWMGVIRSQSSAQPTERDKKKRKEENKSKTPVQEKPQEAKSEAKTEEMPEKKREKPKSLRTTAPSHAKFRSTGLEMETPSLVPVKKMNSSSTADKYNLKPMPIKRQNVSSLPGDVPVAEKKYKPLNTAPNATKEIKVKIIPPQPMEGLGFLDALNSAPIPGIKIKKKKKVLSPTAAKPSPFEGKPAPETSSVKPSSPEPSAASEPMEPDRPGTPVPAVEVPEPMETCSAEVSGDAKSGENATEGGQLTKKGRKKKTVSWPEENKLREYFYFELDETERVNVNKIKDFEEAAKREMLKDRHAFETARRLSHDAMEEKVPWIYPKLLDLPAPLVVPGSGSRERFTQAEREKGILQEIFLSKESVPDSPHEPDPESYEPLPPKLIPLDEDCSAEEVAYPEGLEAGTASPSPDPGGAKLPPVLANLMGSVGAGKSPQGPAPAAPINMQEILTSIMGGPSTHKAEELMKQPDYSDKIKHLLGNLQAQPPGPSGVPHGLLGPGPMANGFPPGPKAMQHFPPGGPMPGPHGGGGGGGPGLPPGPGLPGGPRLLGPPPPQRGGGSDFWDGPDGGGTLRGGPHGGGGGGGMRGGGPFHRPRGRSGAEPPYRCRGGGGRNGGPPNGGGGGGNARGGPPGSHGDHGRGHPGDHPRGHGGDMSSRAVCRHFMLKGSCRYENNCAFYHPGVNGPPLP, from the exons ATGGGCTCGGGCCCCATCGACCCCAAGGAGCTCCTCAAGGGCTTGGACTGCTTCCTGGGCCGCGATGGCGAGGTCAAGAGCACAGAGGGCATCACCAAAATCTTCAA CTTGATGAAGGACTCGCAGAAGATGGTGAGTCGCTGTATCTACCTGAACATCTTGCTGCAGACGCGAGCGCAGGAGATCTTGGCTAA atttatCCGTATTGGGGGTTACAAGCTGCTCAACACCTGGCTCACCAGTTCCAAAGCCTCCAACAATGTCCCCTTTCTGCAGCAGATTCTCCTCACCCTGCAGCACCTGCCCCTCACCGTCGACCACCTCAAACAG AACAACACAGCCAAGCTGGTGAAGCAGCTCAGCAAATCAAGTGATGATGAAG agctgcgtCGCCTTGCTTCCATCCTTGTCAGTGACTGGATGGGTGTCATCCGCTCCCAGAGCAGCGCCCAGCCGACTG AAAGGGATAAAAAGAAgcgaaaagaggaaaacaaaagcaaaacacccGTCCAAGAGAAGCCCCAAGAAGCCAAATCTGAGGCTAAAACTGAGGAGATGCCAGAGAAGAAGCGGGAGAAACCCAAATCCCTGCGGACCACTGCTCCCAGTCATGCCAAATTCCGCTCCACTG GGCTGGAAATGGAGACACCTTCATTAGTGCCCGTGAAGAAAATGAATTCTTCTTCGACTGCTGATAAATACAACCTGAAACCGATGCCCATAAAGAGGCAAAA tgtctcctccctccctggggaCGTTCCTGTGGCTGAGAAGAAATACAAACCCCTGAACACGGCACCCAACGCCACCAAGGAGATCAAAGTCAAGATCATCCCACCCCAAC ccatgGAAGGCCTCGGCTTCCTCGATGCCCTCAACTCTGCTCCCATCCCTGGCATCAAGatcaagaagaagaagaaggtgCTGTCCCCTACGGCGGCCAAG CCCAGTCCCTTCGAGGGGAAACCAGCTCCTGAAACCAGTTCGGTCAAACCGTCCTCCCCGGAGCCCAGCGCCGCCTCCGAACCGATGGAGCCGGATCGTCCAGGAACGCCGGTACCGGCTGTGGAAGTGCCAGAACCAATGGAAACAT GCTCGGCGGAGGTGAGCGGTGATGCCAAAAGCGGTGAAAACGCAACGGAAGGCGGCCAACTCACCAAAAAAGGGCGGAAAAAGAAAACGGTGAGTTGGCCAGAGGAGAACAAACTCCGTGAATATTTCTACTTCGAACTGGATGAGACTGAGCGAG TTAACGTCAACAAGATCAAGGATTTTGAGGAAGCGGCCAAGCGGGAGATGCTGAAGGATCGACACGCTTTTGAGACGGCCCGACGCCTCAGCCATGATGCCATGGAGGAGAAAGTGCCCTGGATTTATCCCAAACTCCTGGATCTTCCCGCTCCCCTGGTGGTGCCAGGCAGCGGCAGCCGGGAACGGTTCACTCAGGCCGAGAGGGAGAAAGGGATCCTGCAGGAGATCTTTCTGTCCAAGGAGAG TGTCCCAGACAGTCCGCACGAACCTGATCCGGAATCCTACGAACCGCTGCCACCCAAACTCATCCCGCTGGACGAG GATTGCTCCGCTGAGGAGGTGGCCTATCCCGAAGGATTGGAAGCCGGCACCGCTTCGCCCTCGCCAGATCCCGGGGGGGCCAAACTCCCCCCGGTACTGGCCAACCTGATGGGGAGCGTGGGGGCCGGCAAAAGCCCCCAGGGGCCTGCGCCTGCTGCCCCCATCAACATGCAGGAGATCCTCACCTCCATCATG ggtggGCCCAGCACCCACAAAGCAGAGGAACTGATGAAACAGCCGGATTATTCGGATAAAATCAAACATTTGTTGGGAAATCTGCAGGCTCAGCCACCGGGCCCCAGTGGAG TGCCCCATGGCTTGCTGGGCCCTGGCCCCATGGCTAACGGCTTCCCGCCCGGCCCCAAGGCCATGCAGCACTTCCCGCCGGGGGGGCCCATGCCGG GTCCCCATGgcggtggtggcggggggggcccCGGCCTCCCCCCAGGCCCGGGGCTCCCTGGTGGTCCCCGGCTCCTGGGGCCACCCCCCCCTCAACGTGGCGGCGGCAGCGACTTTTGGGACGGCccggacgggggggggacactcCGTGGTGGCCCCcatggtggcggcggcggtggcggcatGCGCGGGGGGGGCCCCTTTCACCGCCCCCGCGGCCGCTCGGGGGCTGAACCCCCTTATCGGTGccgcggagggggggggcgcAATGGGGGGCCCCccaatggcggcggcggcggcggcaacgCGAGGGGGGGGCCCCCCGGTAGCCACGGCGACCACGGCAGAGGCCACCCCGGCGATCACCCCCGTGGCCACGGAGGAG
- the MRPS18B gene encoding small ribosomal subunit protein mS40 isoform X3: MALARGMALLRAAAGGLRGAGRPLWARQDALRLCSTQETPKAPPSPYQERPWEYLESEEYRITYGDRPIWHGYRRNHKGAIPPQRTRKACVNVKLLDQFICPHSGIIFHPTHTGVCMKQHKLLTKAITQAQDHGLLWLHVPYVPAPRDDFSNQHPAVSKTPPAPALAPGRHWYPWYERQAPPTAAIARIRHLYKNYLKEQEALPAAGTPPETLPTPRAEHREE; this comes from the exons ATGGCGCTGGCCAGGGGCATGGCGCTGCTGCGGGCGGCGGCCGGTGGCCTGCGGGGAGCGGGAAGGCCGTTGTGGGCTCGG CAGGACGCCCTCCggctctgcagcacccaggaaacacccaaagcccccccatccccctacCAGGAGCGGCCCTGGGAGTATCTGGAGAGCGAAG AGTATCGCATCACCTATGGTGACAGGCCCATCTGGCATGGCTACCGCCGCAACCACAAAGGCGCCATCCCCCCCCAGCGCACTCGCAAGGCCTGCGTG aaTGTGAAGCTCCTGGACCAGTTCATCTGCCCCCATTCAGGCATCATCTTCCACCCCACGCACACAG GGGTCTGCATGAAGCAGCACAAGCTCCTGACCAAGGCCATCACACAGGCACAGGACCACG gtcTGCTCTGGCTGCACGTCCCCTATGTCCCAGCCCCCCGCGACGACTTCTCCAACCAACACCCAGCTGTCAGCAAGACCCCTCCAGCACCCGCCCTGGCCCCTGGCCGCCATTGGTACCCCTGGTATGAGCGCCAGGCCCCTCCCACCGCTGCCATTGCCCGCATCCGTCACCTCTACAAGAATTACCTGAAGGAACAAGAAGCCCTGCCGGCCGCAGGGACGCCCCCTGAGACCCTTCCAACTCCCCGCGCGGAGCACAGGGAGGAATAA
- the MRPS18B gene encoding small ribosomal subunit protein mS40 isoform X4, with protein MALARGMALLRAAAGGLRGAGRPLWARDALRLCSTQETPKAPPSPYQERPWEYLESEEYRITYGDRPIWHGYRRNHKGAIPPQRTRKACVNVKLLDQFICPHSGIIFHPTHTGVCMKQHKLLTKAITQAQDHGLLWLHVPYVPAPRDDFSNQHPAVSKTPPAPALAPGRHWYPWYERQAPPTAAIARIRHLYKNYLKEQEALPAAGTPPETLPTPRAEHREE; from the exons ATGGCGCTGGCCAGGGGCATGGCGCTGCTGCGGGCGGCGGCCGGTGGCCTGCGGGGAGCGGGAAGGCCGTTGTGGGCTCGG GACGCCCTCCggctctgcagcacccaggaaacacccaaagcccccccatccccctacCAGGAGCGGCCCTGGGAGTATCTGGAGAGCGAAG AGTATCGCATCACCTATGGTGACAGGCCCATCTGGCATGGCTACCGCCGCAACCACAAAGGCGCCATCCCCCCCCAGCGCACTCGCAAGGCCTGCGTG aaTGTGAAGCTCCTGGACCAGTTCATCTGCCCCCATTCAGGCATCATCTTCCACCCCACGCACACAG GGGTCTGCATGAAGCAGCACAAGCTCCTGACCAAGGCCATCACACAGGCACAGGACCACG gtcTGCTCTGGCTGCACGTCCCCTATGTCCCAGCCCCCCGCGACGACTTCTCCAACCAACACCCAGCTGTCAGCAAGACCCCTCCAGCACCCGCCCTGGCCCCTGGCCGCCATTGGTACCCCTGGTATGAGCGCCAGGCCCCTCCCACCGCTGCCATTGCCCGCATCCGTCACCTCTACAAGAATTACCTGAAGGAACAAGAAGCCCTGCCGGCCGCAGGGACGCCCCCTGAGACCCTTCCAACTCCCCGCGCGGAGCACAGGGAGGAATAA
- the MRPS18B gene encoding small ribosomal subunit protein mS40 isoform X1 has product MALARGMALLRAAAGGLRGAGRPLWARQDALRLCSTQETPKAPPSPYQERPWEYLESEEYRITYGDRPIWHGYRRNHKGAIPPQRTRKACVRKGKRVGNPCPICRDRNLHVDFRNVKLLDQFICPHSGIIFHPTHTGVCMKQHKLLTKAITQAQDHGLLWLHVPYVPAPRDDFSNQHPAVSKTPPAPALAPGRHWYPWYERQAPPTAAIARIRHLYKNYLKEQEALPAAGTPPETLPTPRAEHREE; this is encoded by the exons ATGGCGCTGGCCAGGGGCATGGCGCTGCTGCGGGCGGCGGCCGGTGGCCTGCGGGGAGCGGGAAGGCCGTTGTGGGCTCGG CAGGACGCCCTCCggctctgcagcacccaggaaacacccaaagcccccccatccccctacCAGGAGCGGCCCTGGGAGTATCTGGAGAGCGAAG AGTATCGCATCACCTATGGTGACAGGCCCATCTGGCATGGCTACCGCCGCAACCACAAAGGCGCCATCCCCCCCCAGCGCACTCGCAAGGCCTGCGTG cgcAAGGGGAAGCGGGTGGGAAACCCCTGCCCCATCTGCCGCGACCGCAACCTCCACGTGGACTTTCGG aaTGTGAAGCTCCTGGACCAGTTCATCTGCCCCCATTCAGGCATCATCTTCCACCCCACGCACACAG GGGTCTGCATGAAGCAGCACAAGCTCCTGACCAAGGCCATCACACAGGCACAGGACCACG gtcTGCTCTGGCTGCACGTCCCCTATGTCCCAGCCCCCCGCGACGACTTCTCCAACCAACACCCAGCTGTCAGCAAGACCCCTCCAGCACCCGCCCTGGCCCCTGGCCGCCATTGGTACCCCTGGTATGAGCGCCAGGCCCCTCCCACCGCTGCCATTGCCCGCATCCGTCACCTCTACAAGAATTACCTGAAGGAACAAGAAGCCCTGCCGGCCGCAGGGACGCCCCCTGAGACCCTTCCAACTCCCCGCGCGGAGCACAGGGAGGAATAA
- the MRPS18B gene encoding small ribosomal subunit protein mS40 isoform X2, producing the protein MALARGMALLRAAAGGLRGAGRPLWARDALRLCSTQETPKAPPSPYQERPWEYLESEEYRITYGDRPIWHGYRRNHKGAIPPQRTRKACVRKGKRVGNPCPICRDRNLHVDFRNVKLLDQFICPHSGIIFHPTHTGVCMKQHKLLTKAITQAQDHGLLWLHVPYVPAPRDDFSNQHPAVSKTPPAPALAPGRHWYPWYERQAPPTAAIARIRHLYKNYLKEQEALPAAGTPPETLPTPRAEHREE; encoded by the exons ATGGCGCTGGCCAGGGGCATGGCGCTGCTGCGGGCGGCGGCCGGTGGCCTGCGGGGAGCGGGAAGGCCGTTGTGGGCTCGG GACGCCCTCCggctctgcagcacccaggaaacacccaaagcccccccatccccctacCAGGAGCGGCCCTGGGAGTATCTGGAGAGCGAAG AGTATCGCATCACCTATGGTGACAGGCCCATCTGGCATGGCTACCGCCGCAACCACAAAGGCGCCATCCCCCCCCAGCGCACTCGCAAGGCCTGCGTG cgcAAGGGGAAGCGGGTGGGAAACCCCTGCCCCATCTGCCGCGACCGCAACCTCCACGTGGACTTTCGG aaTGTGAAGCTCCTGGACCAGTTCATCTGCCCCCATTCAGGCATCATCTTCCACCCCACGCACACAG GGGTCTGCATGAAGCAGCACAAGCTCCTGACCAAGGCCATCACACAGGCACAGGACCACG gtcTGCTCTGGCTGCACGTCCCCTATGTCCCAGCCCCCCGCGACGACTTCTCCAACCAACACCCAGCTGTCAGCAAGACCCCTCCAGCACCCGCCCTGGCCCCTGGCCGCCATTGGTACCCCTGGTATGAGCGCCAGGCCCCTCCCACCGCTGCCATTGCCCGCATCCGTCACCTCTACAAGAATTACCTGAAGGAACAAGAAGCCCTGCCGGCCGCAGGGACGCCCCCTGAGACCCTTCCAACTCCCCGCGCGGAGCACAGGGAGGAATAA